One region of Carya illinoinensis cultivar Pawnee chromosome 8, C.illinoinensisPawnee_v1, whole genome shotgun sequence genomic DNA includes:
- the LOC122319283 gene encoding probable pterin-4-alpha-carbinolamine dehydratase, chloroplastic, with the protein MALIAHLSSPLLLPRYLHNPYLNPKPNLTLAFRNSRIRAVGGGDMLGDFGARDPFPAEVESRFAEKVLGNVDTEHKILIPSISTLALSQQECAPLSPFQPPMSTDEAQKLLKKVVGWRLLDEEGGLKLQCLWKLRDFKCGVELINRIYEVAEAAGHYPNLHLEQPNQVRAELWTASIGGLSINDFIVAAKIDEIKTSDLVPRKRIWA; encoded by the exons ATGGCACTCATCGCTCAtctctcctctcctcttctCCTCCCCCGTTATCTTCACAACCCCTACCTAAACCCCAAACCCAACCTCACTCTTGCTTTCAGAAATAGCAGAATCAGGGCCGTTGGGGGCGGTGACATGCTTGGTGACTTTGGGGCCCGGGACCCCTTCCCGGCAGAGGTAGAGAGTCGTTTTGCGGAGAAGGTGCTGGGCAACGTCGACACCGAGCACAAGATCCTCATCCCCAGCATCTCCACTCTCGCTCTTTCCCAGCAGGAGTGCGCCCCCCTCTCTCCTTTCCAGCCCCCCATGTCCACTGATGAGGCTCAGAAGCTCTTGAAAAAA GTGGTTGGCTGGAGGCTATTGGATGAAGAAGGTGGTCTTAAACTACAATGCTTGTGGAAATTGAGAGATTTTAAATGTGGGGTTGAACTCATTAATAGGATTTATGAGGTTGCAGAAGCTGCAGGGCATTACCCAAACCTCCACTTGGAACAACCAAATCAAGTTAGGGCTGAACTTTGGACAGCTTCCATTG GGGGCTTGAGTATAAATGACTTCATTGTAGCTGCCAAAATAGATGAGATAAAAACGTCAGATCTTGTCCCAAGAAAAAGAATTTGGGCCTAG
- the LOC122319280 gene encoding superoxide dismutase [Fe], chloroplastic-like isoform X2 has protein sequence MAIPVAFSASSSPTCTVLPRQGLPGILGSPRPLQWTKKERRCRRKIGFMVTAKFDLKPPPYALNSLEPHMSQETLEYHWGKHHRGYVENLNKQIVGTELDGMSLEDIIIVSYNKGDLLPTFNNAGQIWNHNFFWESMKPGGGGKPDGDLLKLIERDFGSFEKFVEEFKSAAATQFGSGWAWLAYKANRLEVGNAVNPRPSDEDKKLVIVKSPNAVNPLVWDYSPLLTIDVWEHAYYLDFQNRRPDYISIFIEKLVSWDAVSSRLEIAKARAAEREREEERKKKEEDDKMADGETAEMYVDNETDDSEVE, from the exons ATGGCGATACCGGTAGCTTTCTCTGCCAGTAGTTCGCCAACTTGCACCGTTCTACCTCGTCAAG GGCTTCCTGGAATTCTGGGTTCACCTCGTCCCCTCCAGTGGACAAAGAAAGAG AGACGTTGTAGAAGAAAAATCGGTTTCATGGTTACTGCAAAGTTTGATCTGAAGCCTCCTCCATATGCACTG AATTCTTTGGAGCCACATATGAGCCAGGAGACCCTTGAGTATCATTGGGGAAAGCACCATAGGGGTTACGTGGAGAACCTAAACAAGCAAATAGTAGGAACAGAGCTGGATGGAATGTCATTGGAAGATATCATaattgtttcatacaataaaggTGATCTTCTTCCAACTTTCAATAACGCAGGACAG ATTTGGAACCACAATTTCTTTTGGGAATCCATGAAACCTGGCGGTGGGGGGAAGCCAGATGGGGATCTTCTAAAACTGATTGAAAGGGACTTTGgttcttttgaaaaatttgttgaAGAGTTCAAGTCAGCTGCAGCTACACAGTTTGGTTCTGGTTGGGCTTGGCTTGCAT ATAAAGCGAATAGACTAGAAGTTGGAAATGCAGTAAATCCCCGCCCATCGGATGAAGACAAAAAGCTTGTGATAGTGAAGAGCCCCAATGCCGTCAATCCACTTGTTTGGGACTATTCT CCACTTCTTACCATTGATGTTTGGGAG CATGCTTACTACCTCGACTTTCAG AACCGTCGACCTGATTACATATCAATCTTCATTGAGAAGCTTGTATCATGGGATGCAGTCAGTTCTAGACTTGAAATTGCAAAGGCCCGAGCGGccgaaagagagagagaagaagaaaggaagaaaaaagaggaagatgACAAAATGGCAGATGGCGAAACCGCTGAGATGTATGTGGACAATGAGACTGATGACTCTGAGGTTGAATGA
- the LOC122319280 gene encoding superoxide dismutase [Fe], chloroplastic-like isoform X1, which translates to MAIPVAFSASSSPTCTVLPRQGLPGILGSPRPLQWTKKEVCTLLYRRCRRKIGFMVTAKFDLKPPPYALNSLEPHMSQETLEYHWGKHHRGYVENLNKQIVGTELDGMSLEDIIIVSYNKGDLLPTFNNAGQIWNHNFFWESMKPGGGGKPDGDLLKLIERDFGSFEKFVEEFKSAAATQFGSGWAWLAYKANRLEVGNAVNPRPSDEDKKLVIVKSPNAVNPLVWDYSPLLTIDVWEHAYYLDFQNRRPDYISIFIEKLVSWDAVSSRLEIAKARAAEREREEERKKKEEDDKMADGETAEMYVDNETDDSEVE; encoded by the exons ATGGCGATACCGGTAGCTTTCTCTGCCAGTAGTTCGCCAACTTGCACCGTTCTACCTCGTCAAG GGCTTCCTGGAATTCTGGGTTCACCTCGTCCCCTCCAGTGGACAAAGAAAGAGGTCTGCACTCTGCTTTAC AGACGTTGTAGAAGAAAAATCGGTTTCATGGTTACTGCAAAGTTTGATCTGAAGCCTCCTCCATATGCACTG AATTCTTTGGAGCCACATATGAGCCAGGAGACCCTTGAGTATCATTGGGGAAAGCACCATAGGGGTTACGTGGAGAACCTAAACAAGCAAATAGTAGGAACAGAGCTGGATGGAATGTCATTGGAAGATATCATaattgtttcatacaataaaggTGATCTTCTTCCAACTTTCAATAACGCAGGACAG ATTTGGAACCACAATTTCTTTTGGGAATCCATGAAACCTGGCGGTGGGGGGAAGCCAGATGGGGATCTTCTAAAACTGATTGAAAGGGACTTTGgttcttttgaaaaatttgttgaAGAGTTCAAGTCAGCTGCAGCTACACAGTTTGGTTCTGGTTGGGCTTGGCTTGCAT ATAAAGCGAATAGACTAGAAGTTGGAAATGCAGTAAATCCCCGCCCATCGGATGAAGACAAAAAGCTTGTGATAGTGAAGAGCCCCAATGCCGTCAATCCACTTGTTTGGGACTATTCT CCACTTCTTACCATTGATGTTTGGGAG CATGCTTACTACCTCGACTTTCAG AACCGTCGACCTGATTACATATCAATCTTCATTGAGAAGCTTGTATCATGGGATGCAGTCAGTTCTAGACTTGAAATTGCAAAGGCCCGAGCGGccgaaagagagagagaagaagaaaggaagaaaaaagaggaagatgACAAAATGGCAGATGGCGAAACCGCTGAGATGTATGTGGACAATGAGACTGATGACTCTGAGGTTGAATGA